A genome region from Triticum aestivum cultivar Chinese Spring chromosome 2B, IWGSC CS RefSeq v2.1, whole genome shotgun sequence includes the following:
- the LOC123047542 gene encoding anthocyanidin reductase ((2S)-flavan-3-ol-forming)-like, producing MVLVEDDGTRRKTACVTGGNGYIASALIKMLLEKGYAVKTTVRKPNDMAKNSHLKDLQALGPLQVFCADLEEEGSFDDAIAGCNYAFLVAAPSNLDPQNPEKDLIEPAVQGTLNVMRSCHRAGTVKRVVLTSSAAAVTARPVEGDGNVLDEESWSDVGFLRSTKMAHWAYSVSKVLVEKAACAFAQEHGISLVTVCPVLTVGVAPAPGVNTSVAVLLSLLSGDDAMASILGHIEMSSGSISVVHVDDLCRTEILLAEKETASGRYICCSLNTTAVALARFLALKYPQYNVKTDRFGGLPEKPKVCISSAKLVGEGFRFKQDTLDKIYDGAVQYGRALGILPY from the exons ATGGTGTTGGTGGAAGACGATGGGACAAGAAGGAAGACAGCGTGCGTCACCGGAGGGAATGGGTACATAGCCTCGGCGCTCATCAAGATGCTGCTGGAGAAGGGATACGCCGTGAAGACGACGGTCAGAAAACCCA ATGACATGGCCAAGAACTCGCATCTCAAGGATTTGCAAGCTCTCGGTCCCTTGCAGGTCTTCTGTGCGGACCTGGAGGAAGAAGGCAGCTTTGACGACGCCATTGCCGGCTGCAACTATGCCTTCCTCGTCGCCGCTCCGTCGAACCTCGACCCGCAGAACCCCGAG AAAGACTTGATCGAGCCAGCCGTCCAAGGAACCCTCAACGTGATGAGGTCGTGTCACAGAGCAGGGACGGTAAAACGCGTGGTCCTAacatcgtcggcggcggcggtcacAGCCCGGCCGGTTGAAGGCGATGGTAATGTCCTGGACGAGGAATCCTGGTCTGACGTCGGGTTCCTCAGATCCACAAAAATGGCTCATTGG GCCTACTCGGTTTCAAAGGTGCTGGTAGAGAAGGCGGCGTGCGCGTTCGCGCAGGAGCACGGCATCAGCCTGGTCACCGTGTGTCCTGTTCTTACGGTGGGGGTGGCGCCGGCGCCAGGTGTCAACACAAGCGTCGCCGTCTTACTCTCCCTACTATCCG GCGATGACGCGATGGCCAGCATTCTGGGGCACATCGAGATGTCGTCCGGTTCGATCTCAGTGGTCCACGTGGACGACCTATGCCGTACCGAGATACTCCTTGCCGAGAAGGAGACGGCGTCAGGGCGGTATATCTGCTGCAGCCTCAACACCACCGCCGTGGCGCTCGCCCGCTTCCTGGCGCTCAAGTACCCACAGTACAATGTCAAGACCGACCG TTTTGGTGGTCTCCCCGAGAAACCCAAAGTCTGCATTTCCTCGGCCAAGCTCGTCGGAGAAGGCTTCCGGTTCAAGCAAGATACACTGGACAAGATATACGATGGTGCCGTCCAGTACGGAAGGGCCTTAGGGATCCTTCCATACTAA